The stretch of DNA ATAAGACCGGCATTCTTGATCTATGATAGGATTCTATGTTGTTCAAATTAGACAACATATGCAGGAAGCAAAAAGAGGAATGGACAGACCGTTGGTCGTATTTTCTTCTCAAGGCTATACGTGAATATTCGGGGAAACCTGGCAAGCACATCTCCAATGGCATCTTCCTGAACGCCTATTTCTCGCAAAAACTGGACCTGCACACGGAAAGAGGATTAAATATCATTACGAGCACGATAAACATAGTTCAGTAACTCGACAAGAAATGCTATCAAATCATACCTTAGGCACAATGGTGTTCTGCAAGTCAATGCAGAATACTATTGGCCTGGCAATAAGAATTCTTCGCATTCCTTCTTTAGAAATCCCGATGTAGTAGAAAAACTTAACAAGGGGTTTCCACTTCTCCTCAATGTTACAACCCATCAAATGTGGTTTTAATGCAATCACTCTTCCAACATCTTCGTTACTTAGGCCAAATTCCTTCAGATACGCAACCTGGATGTAAAACAGACAAAATTAGCTATTCCTCATCCTCGCAAGacaataaaaatactaaaagttgttattatttctatatattagCAAGTCAATCTCAAATCCCAACCAGGTGATCTTCATTCTTTAGTGCAGTTTATAAATACAGCACTCGGGGAAAAATGCTTGGCAGGGTACCTTTTGGTTCATCTCTTCCATACTCAAGTAGCCGAGGACCTTAGGATAGTCAAAAACCATTGTCCCAAAATCATTCTCATTCATTCCCAGATTCAAATAGAATTCAACACGCATCTTGAGTTCTTCCATGCTAAATGACAATATTTCAGGGCATCTGCTAATAACAAAGCCAATCCAGTCTCTCCGGACCCCGTTCTTCTCCAAATACTCAATATTCTCATCCAAATCATCAAAGCTGCGGCTGAAAACATTCTTTCCTGATCTCAGCATTGCAACCCCAATGAATCTCCCCTTCACGTTTACTGACTTTAACCACTCAGCAAAACGCCTTATGTAGGTAACATCTCGTCTTGATTTACATATGAGGTTCCCAATTTGAGGAAATGATAATGAATTGTGTTTCAACCACCTAAGCAGTTCATGGCAAAATGCAATACAATAATAGTTCACCAAGAAGAAAAACCACTAGttcaaaattaaaagtaaagatCAGAACTTTGGGctcgtttactaactggaaaatTTCTCTAAGTTTTctgaaaatttggaaaattgaaaaacagaaCACAGAAAACATATTTACTAGCAAGaaacaatttttcaattttctagaaaaccaGGACACTAtcaaaaactgttttctaaattgAAAGCagaatcatctatcatctattagactatttGTTTACTAAAcagaaaacaagaataaaaaatgaaaaattacaaatagaaaacagttttcAGTTAGTAAACAAGTGTATACCTTATCATTGGCACGACATTGGAATCATCTATGAATGCCCTGGCTCGACTATTGAAAGATGAGTGCGAGAATTCAGGCATTTGCTTCATTGAAGCAGCCTGAATCATCACAAAATCGATGAAATCAGACAATTTGGATACCAAATTTCTCGAATAAGTGATCCCAAATTTCCCCTTTCTCATTGCCTCCATGAAAATCTCAGTGGTGACTCTCCTGCGTATCTCTAGGGCTTTAATAAGCATCTCTTCATCATCTACAGCAGCAACAATgccaatttggtcatcaaaCAGAGTCTTAATCGGCGGCAAAGATGAATTCACATTAGGATCGCTGGGAGATTGAACATAAATTGAGCCTGGGAATTGAGGCGTTCTTCTTCTTATCAATGACATCTCTAGAAGCCTCATtttatcttcttcctcttcttctgcATAAGACACCTCTCTCTCCGCCATCGGCGGCGTTTCTGAATCTGAAGTTTGGTCGAATGAGAGGAAGTGGAGGAGCATAGAAGTGGATTTGGAATTGTGCTTTCGAGAAACACTAGCTTCATCGTTCGACGGAGCGGGGGAAGTGCTAGTGTCGGTGTTTTGACGGTTTTCTTGGTGGTTGCGGTGGGCGGAGGCCACCGTGAAGAGACGTGGGCGGTTGCAGGCGGGGAAAGAGAAGGGAAGTGTCGCCGGAAAGTTTGGGCCGCCGTGGTCTTGGAAGCGTAGCGTGGCGGAGAAGTGGTGGACCTGAAGCTTAACCAACATCTTCAAGGATAACAGCGAAAAAATGAACTTctataatcaataaaaaaattttgagGAACAAAATGACATTATTGAGAACATCAGGGACCCAGATGAAATTATTTTGGAGTGTATGTTATATTTAGGGGTATTGGGAACATCAGGGACCCAGATGAAATTATTTTGGAGTGTATGTTATATTTAGGGGTGTACGAGCTCCGGCTCGTGAGTTTTTGAGCAGTTTGAGCTCGGCTCGTGAGTTTTTGAGCAGTTTGAGCTCGGCTCGTGAGTTTTCGAGCAGTTCGAGTTCGGCTAGTTAGGCTCGATTGtttaaatttgagtttttgTTCGAGCCAAAATTTGACTTGAAATGATTtaaatttgagctcaaattCAAATAAAGTTGCTCGAAATTTTATGCTAAATTCGTTCTATTTAACTTCatattttcattaataataaaaattgtacccgcataaataatttaataaaaaagaaaggtCAAGCACAAATAAAGGTGTGTACTTTCAGAATTCAAAATCCAGAGATTTAAATTAAAGCCCATTAGAATTAAATTGCAAGGTAAACGCTAAGTAATTTATAAACTTAATGGCCTATCACTACTATTACTATGAAGATTTGTTGGGGATATAAATCTTGAACTACTATTACTATGAAGATTTGTTGGGGATATAAATCTTGAAATGTGTTTCAATTGACTTACAAATTCTTAAATATTTGTGTACTAATCCTatctataataaagcaaaatccTTTGGTGAAAAGTTCCCGCCCAAGAATTGTCGATAAACAGCGCCGTATAACTGAAATAAAATCTGCGCCAAAGGAATTTGCTATGTTGGCAAAGACTAGGTTATACGAAGAGTCATTTTTGGGAATTAGACTCCTTAATGCTTTATTACTTCCTatctatttaattgtttacATTGAAGTCtgatcaatattttaaaataggcGGCTTTTCGTTTGCTTCCATGAATGTTATTATGAGCTTTGGTTCCCGATTCATTACCATTGACAGGCTATAAATATGGCTTTATACCATGATTCTGAAACTAGGTGCGATACTCATATTCAAGATTCTGAAACTATGGCGGATTTGTTCATCACTGCCAATGAACTTTCACCAATGCGGCTGAAATGTGCAATCAAATTGCGGTGCGTTTGAACCTATTTGATCCCCGATCGTGTTGTTACCAATTCTATCAAGTCGCGCAAATGCCTCTTCCATGACAAAGAGGTAATCTTATGACCATGTTTGTTACTGCAAATTTTGTTGATCAGTTTAGTTGATGGTCGCAATCTGTTTACCAGTTACATATTAGTTCTTACAGAAAATATATTACATCACGGTATGCATCTTAGATAATTATATAAGGTCGATACCTGAATTTCATATAACCATGGCCTCTCTTTTTCTGGTCGATACCTTGATGTACTGCTGTTTGTAAGAAATACCTGCATAGGTATGGAaaatacttttcaaaaaaaaaaaaaaaaaaaNTAATGAATTTTATTTCTCTCAGGGTCAGAAAAGGTTAAAATATGCAGTTTAGTAATTACTGTGCTTAAATCCAAACAGAATTGAAAAATGTTGTCATgacttaaattaattaaaagcaGAAAAACTTACTGCATTCCATGGTAAGTCATGAAGAACCTGCAGGTTCCATTGGCACTTAAAGGTTTCTCAATGGCATTCCGGATCTCAATACAAAAGCAGCAGTTCCAAAATATGCATAACGCCTTTGGGGTCATGCAAATTGTTGTATAGAACAGTTTTTCCCACCCGAACAGATATGCAGGTTTCAATACAATAAACGGCGAAAAAAGTCGGCTGTGGAGTGCTTGACCTAACAGAAGAATTCAAGCCGCCAAATTAGGTTGTATAGAACAGTCATACTAGCATTGTCATAACTGTATGTAATTTACTTACTATACATTGTAGATAGGTTTATggaaataaataatgaaaataaatcagTTATGGTAATACTGTGTTctataaattaatgcattagcACTTCAAGCATGTATTACGGAGACTGCTTAAATTAGTAGTAGATTTACGTATCAACCGTAATTTAACTATAAAGACTAAGTANATACAGTGCTATGgcagtaaatttaaaaaaaaaaaaaaaaaaaacttttgaaaaCAGAAACTCTTACTTCAAAAATATCATTGCAATCCCACTGTATCCAAGTATTTCATGAAAAGCTGCAGCAAATATTATGGCTCCCTGCATCTCCTTCATAATATGCTCTAAATTCTGCAAGAGGAAAGTTCTTCGTTAATTCAAATTCACAGCACCAAGCCAGCAATAGTATTGTTTATGTTACAAACAAAAATCTAGAGGCATACATTTCTATTCAATGTTAAGAACTCTATGGAGTTGATTATTTCAAACAAAGAACCCTGTATTAGCAGCAAGGGTGTAAATAAACACTCCTGACACAGAAAGAACAGTGGAGACAACATTTGATGTATCCTTCTACTTCCACTAAATTGGATTAGTACTCAAGAAATTACTAACAGAATTGCAATAAAAGAAATCTTTTAactgtaaaataataaatgaattacaAGTGCTCTCGCAGGTGACACGCATTGCCGGAACAATCACAAGTGGAATTAGTACCAACGAACCCAATAGTGAAAGATAATGTTGTAAGCCATAGAAACCGAATATTGAAAGATATTCTTTCATTCTACACTACtggattatattttaaatcttcAAGGGTTGTGCATGTGGAAATACAGAACTGCAAACTGCTTTATTTTATCTGCAATATATCTTTAATGTCTAGGGGTATTTAGATTTGCAGAAGAGAGACTTAGAGTTCGGATGTAGGCatttaaattgacattttgtgtttgaaaattaaaacacaatagTACCATCTAGATTGTATAGACTTTACCGCAAACATCGTGTTTGCTCTCACGCTGGATTTCCAAAATGGGAGTCAGAGAGAGGGTTCTGGAAAACGATGGGAAGCGAAAATGAAATGGCAGAGATGAAGCTGGGTTGGGTAGTATATGTCGTTGGTTGTGGGGTTCTTTTGGGCTATATAATTGAATTGGGCTGCAGTCCGTCaactttatattattattactatttgttattattatttattgttttttaatgCCCATATTTCTTCTATGTTGGCAGGAAAATCTATTTAAGTATTgcagtattttgttttgttaaagTGCATGTAACTTAACAATATTTATATCACAATATTTAAAGTACTCTCCATTTTGAGTAAGAAAGTCTTGAGCGAGAAttttaatagttgaggactttATCGTGTATGAATTGAATAACTCAGGATCTTATTGAGTAAGGATTAAATAGTTGATGACTTAATTTATTAAACTGAATAGttgaattttgttatagttGTGAGACGATTTTAGGTTTTAActcataaattaatttaaatatttaatttgacttCTGTATTAAATTTAGTCATATTGTCTGCTAATCAAATTTTTACACAATGAATTGAAGACATTGCAATGGAGTCGAGAAATCacagttttttgaaaaaatatctaTTTTTGTACATAGACAATGGAATGTGGCTATATCTAGAGTTAGCAACGATAAGGgttttaaagtttttatttcATGTCAAAATGGAGAGTACTTAACGTGCAATGTTGTCTACAAtcaagtttttaacaatttgtaaattttagtattaatgttTAGgcttttttgtaatatttatatcaaatatattttaatgtatttgtaatacatgaattgaattttatgtttatattaagttGTACGTTGTTTActtaatactccgtagtaatatttttaaattgtctAATATTCATCATGTGCATCACACATGTAGCATACTAGCTAGGGTCAATTGTACATGATGCTTCTATGATAACTCAAATACCGTTAGTATTGGTGTTTAGCttgaagtttttaataatgtgtaatattcaatttacttttattaattaataaaagttttgatttttattttaaatttaaattcacgcatctatttattatatttaaattaagtcTATCATAAAGAACttaaaaataagattaaaataatacttatatcACTATAACACAtgcaacaacaatatttttaatatttagtccgtgcatcgcacgggtacaaTACTAGTGTTCATAATAAGACCAAATCATGCACCATGctactattaataaaacaaaGCTTATGAGCATATTGTAGTTTACAAGTTGATATGCGTCTCGATTtactctcttcttttttttttttgtggcgAGAGAAATTGCTagtgatggtgtaaatgtaaacgggggtacgaaTTTACACCATGTGTGTTTGATTgagtatgatgtagtgtatggagtgtgtatgcttGGGAAGGAAAGGCATGGTTTTCTTCCTAGAGAAGAAAAGCCAAGAACTCCATAGTGAacaagagagagggagagtagAGTGAATATTGGATCATTGGATCCCGAGAGGCAGGGGATGAGAGCCTGCCCTTTACAACaggggtcaggtcctttatataggaataggacctgaccctttaggaatataatattccccaaaggtcacttgTACCTTAATAATTTCTAAGGACACTCGACCTTTTAGGGGTACAGTAATACACGAACTATACACAttgtatttctacagtagtccctgtgggtatttacccatcagctAGTCACCAAGGAGGCAAGGACCGTAATAAGGTAAATCAGTATAGATTGCCCATATCTGACTAACTCGAAATAAGAACACTAATACGTCACTCATGCTTGAGTCgaatttgtaacattgtggttaccaagtcaccAACATGACTAATTTGGTTGGGATTGTCCATTTACTTTTTTATGCATTTAAGGGAGCGAGATCAAAAACTTAAGGATCAGTATGACAAAATTGAGATACCTAATATcaatactaaaataaaataaacacaatatatGTGTGCAACACCTAATTAAGAAGCATCTGTAGTAATTGACTATGGCATATACTCACCCTTGAGtgcatttttttcccctttctaAAAGCATATTCGAATTTGTATGGTAGCcaatattggtttttttttttttttttttttaataaactacTACTTTGCTGCATGATATTATAGCAAAAATCCATTTACGATAACACTTTGTCCTATTATAAAATGTACCCCATTTTTAAAActgtttagtaattataaaattggctcctgttttcaaaaaaaaaattgacttttttttttctttttaccaaAATTCTTAACCATTGATAAATTATGATGGATAACTGAGATCAGTCATCACTTTTTAGAGGATGATCATGTTCTTATTTGACTTTTTGAATTTAGTGTGTGTTcggaaacccgaaaaatgaggAAATCATTTTCCCGATTTTCAGTGTTTAGTAAAGAGTGACAAATGTGAATCAAAGGAAAACGAGTGtttggtcaatgaaaaataatctcattttcatggaaaatgacttccactCTTTTTtggaaagtcattttccaattCTCACACCAACACtataccaccaccaccactaggGCTGTCAAAATGCGCCAAAGCCCGCGAGTTAGGGTCAAGAAAAAATAGGCCCACGAAAATGCGTGCCTAATAGGGCGGGTCAAAATTAACCCGCGGGCtaagtaaaaagtaaattatatatatatatattcacagcacatgtcaatatatatatattcacagtgcgtgaatatatatatattcatagaatgtgaatatatattactatttaaaaaaaaaaagaagagagagaggaagaTGAAAAGCTCGCGGGCTGGCCCATGGGGCCCGCGAACTCGcgggggcgggttagggttacaCAAATTTTGGCCCGCGAGTCTAACGGGTCGGCCCGCAAAAGCCCGCCAGAAATttggcccgcggtggggcgggcctaACGGGACAGGTTAGCcagctttgacagtactaaccACCTACCAccccactaccaccaccaccaccatcgtcattattattgttgttgttattacatAAGAAATCACACCACCACCAACACTTTGTATGTAGTCTTTGTTCGTAATTGTGAATTGTAAAACTTTGGTT from Ipomoea triloba cultivar NCNSP0323 chromosome 7, ASM357664v1 encodes:
- the LOC116025271 gene encoding uncharacterized protein LOC116025271 isoform X1; its protein translation is MTPKALCIFWNCCFCIEIRNAIEKPLSANGTCRFFMTYHGMQYFLQTAVHQGIDQKKRGHGYMKFRLRPSTKLINKICSNKHGHKITSLSWKRHLRDLIELVTTRSGIK
- the LOC116025563 gene encoding transcription termination factor MTERF2, chloroplastic-like, coding for MLVKLQVHHFSATLRFQDHGGPNFPATLPFSFPACNRPRLFTVASAHRNHQENRQNTDTSTSPAPSNDEASVSRKHNSKSTSMLLHFLSFDQTSDSETPPMAEREVSYAEEEEEDKMRLLEMSLIRRRTPQFPGSIYVQSPSDPNVNSSLPPIKTLFDDQIGIVAAVDDEEMLIKALEIRRRVTTEIFMEAMRKGKFGITYSRNLVSKLSDFIDFVMIQAASMKQMPEFSHSSFNSRARAFIDDSNVVPMIRWLKHNSLSFPQIGNLICKSRRDVTYIRRFAEWLKSVNVKGRFIGVAMLRSGKNVFSRSFDDLDENIEYLEKNGVRRDWIGFVISRCPEILSFSMEELKMRVEFYLNLGMNENDFGTMVFDYPKVLGYLSMEEMNQKVAYLKEFGLSNEDVGRVIALKPHLMGCNIEEKWKPLVKFFYYIGISKEGMRRILIARPIVFCIDLQNTIVPKVQFLREIGVQEDAIGDVLARFPRIFTYSLEKKIRPTVIFLLTKAGVSQRNVGKVIAFQPELLGCSIAHKLDPNVKFFLSLGIPLRKLGEMIADYPLILRYDIEKHLRPKYKYLRRTMVRPLEDLIEFPRFFSYSLEDRIIPRHKVLVENRVNFKLRYMLKSTDEKFEEMVQDKVERRRIYESGISCDKPSATCINDSVEDFSFNHQSNCSSRLETDQEN
- the LOC116025271 gene encoding uncharacterized protein LOC116025271 isoform X2 is translated as MTPKALCIFWNCCFCIEIRNAIEKPLSANGTCRFFMTYHGMQYFLQTAVHQGIDQKKRGHGYMKFSNKHGHKITSLSWKRHLRDLIELVTTRSGIK